The DNA window GGATTCCAGCGCGTCCAGGGCTTCCTGCAGGCGCAGGGCGAGGGCACTCTTGTCGACCGTGGTGTCCATCAAGCGCTGGCCGCCAGGCGTTCGAAGATCTTGCCGAGCTTCTCTTCCAGCGTCTGTGCGGTGAACGGCTTGATGATGTAGCCGTTCACGCCGCTTTGCGCTGCCTCGATGATCTGCTCGCGCTTGGCTTCGGCGGTCACCATCAGCACCGGCAGGGTCTTCAGCTTGGCATCGGCACGGATCGCCTTGAGCAGTTCGATGCCGGTCATCACCGGCATGTTCCAGTCGGTGACCACGAAGTCGAACGGCTGGCTCTGCAGCAACGACAGCGCGGCATGCCCGTCCTCGGCTTCGGCGGTGTTGGTGAAGCCCAGATCGCCCAGCAGGTTCTTGACGATACGACGCATGGTCGAAAAATCGTCGACGATCAGGATGCGCATGTTCTTGTTCAAAGCAGAGTTCCTTTGTTGATCAGCTCTCGAGGCCGGCGTCGGCCGCCTCGAAAATCTTCAGTCGGCCACGCAGGCGCAGGACCGCCTGGCCGTGGATCTGGCAGACCCGCGACTCGCTCACGCCGAGCACTGCGCCGATCTCCTTCAAATTCAGCTCCTGCTCGTAGTAGAGCGACAGCACCAGCTGTTCGCGCTCGGGCAGGTGGCCGATGGCATTGCCCAGCTCGCGGCCGAACTCGCCGCGTTCCAGTACCTGCTGCGGGGTCGGGCCGCCCTGGGCGACGGTGTCCAGCTCGCCCTGGTCTTCAATGCGTGATTCCAGGCTCAGCACCTGCCCGCGCGAGGCGTCCTCCATCAGGCGCAGGTACTCGGGCAGCGGCATCTCCATCGCAGCGGCCACTTCGGTGGCGCTGGCGGCGCGGCCGGTGCTCTGCTCCAGGCGGCGGATGGTGGCAGCAGCATCGCGGGCACGGCGGTGCACCGAACGCGGCACCCAGTCGCCACGACGGATCTCATCGATCATCGAGCCGCGGATGCGGATCGAGGCGTAGGTCTCGAACGAGGCGCCCTGGTCGGCGTCGTAGCTGCGCGACGCTTCGATCAGGCCCATCATGCCGGCCTGGATCAGGTCGTCCACTTCAACGCTGGCCGGCAGGCGCGCGGCCAGATGGTGGGCGATGCGCCGCACCAGGTCCGAGTGCTGGGCGATGACCTCATTGGCCGCCGTGCGCTGGACCTCTCTGTACTGGGCGGCGCCTTTCATGCGGCCACCCCACGCTGCTTGATGATGCGCTCGAGGAAGAACTCGACGCCACCGCGCGGCTCGGTCGGTGCCTGCCAGCGGGCGGTGCGGCGGGCGATCTCGGTGATCGCCAGCGCCGACGGGCTGGACGGATAGGCCTTCACCACCGGCTGCTGGCGCTGCACCGACAGGCGCAGCCAATCGTCCTGCGGCACGCAGCCGAGGTAGTTCAGCGAGACATCGGCGAGGAATTTCTCGCAGACGCGGGTCAGCTTCTCGTACAGCACGCGGCCTTCGTTGGGGTCGCGCACCATGTTGGCCACCACCTGGATGCGGTCCACGCCACGTTCGCGCGACAGCACCTTGATCAGTGCGTACGCGTCGGTGATCGAGGCCGGTTCATCGCAGACCACCACCACGGTGTCCTGCGCGGCCTGGCAGAAGGTCAGCACGCCATCGGTGATGCCGGCGGCGGTGTCCACCACCATGATGTCCAGCTCGCGCTCCAGTTCGGAGAACACGTTGACCAGGCCCACATGCTCGGCCGGGGCCAGCTCGGCCATGTGCCGGCGGCCGGACGCGGCCGGGACCACCAGCACGCCGTTCGGGCCTTCGATGATCACGTCATCCAGGCTGCAACGGCCAGCGACCAGGTCGGCCAGGGTATTGGTGGGGCTCAGGCCGAGGATCACGTCGATGTTGGCCAGGCCGAGGTCGGCGTCCAGCAGCAGGGTGCGTTTACCCATGCCGGCAAGCGCTACGGCCAGGTTGGCCGACACGTTGGTCTTGCCGACGCCGCCCTTGCCGCCGGTCACGGCAATTGTGCGCACAGGGCCAAGCGGCTCGCTGCGGGTCGCCGTCAGCGGGAAGGTGGTGGTCAGCTTGGCGTACTCACGCGACGGCATGGTTCAACTCCGGGTTGCAGGGCATATCGGCCGCGCGGCGCAAATCTTCAAGGCGAAGTACAAGATTGGCTGCACTGGCCCGGTGCAGGTCGTCCGGGACGTCCTGGCCGTCGGTCACCCAGGTGATCGGCAGCTTGTGGTCCACCGCCACCGACAGGGCGTTGCCGAAGCGACCGGTCTCGTCCAGCTTGCTCAGCACCAGGCCCTGCAGGTTGGCCGCGCCGAAGCGGCGCACCACCTCGTCCATGTCACCGAAGCTGGTGTTGGCCGGCAGCACCAGCAGGGTGCGGACCTGGCGGGCAGCGCGCAGCCACTGCAGCTGGGCGGCCAGCGCACGGTCGCGCGGGCCGAGGCCGGCGGTGTCGATCAGCACCAGCTTGTAGTCCTTCAATCGCTCCAGCAGCTGGTCCAGGTCGGTGCCGCTGTTGGCCTCGTGCACCGCGATGCCGAGCTGGCGGCCGTAGCCGTACAGCTGTTCACGGGCGCCGATGCGCATCGTATCGGTGGTGACCAGGGCGACATCGCGGGCGGCATGGGCTTCGGCGAAGCGCGAGGCCAGCTTGGCGATGGTGGTGGTCTTGCCGGCGCCGGTCGGGCCGACCAGGGCGATCACACCGCCTTCCTCCATCGGATCGACCGGGGCGATCGGCAGCTTGCGCGAGATCAGCCCCAGCATCAGGCCGCGGCCACGATGCGCTTCGGTTTCCAGCGGAATCTGCATGGCCACGTCGCGGGCGATGCCGGCGTCGAAGCCGTACTCGTCCATCAGGTCCAGCGCGGTTGCGCGCACCGGGCAGCCGCGCAGGCGCTCATCGGTGAAGCGGTTCATTTCGCGCTCGATCACCTGGCGCATGCCGGCCACTTCCTGGCGCAGGTGGCGGATCTCGGCGTCGTCGGCAACCAGAGTGAGAGCAGGTGCCGGGGCCAGGGTCGGCAGCGGTGCCGGCGCAACTTCCGTCGGCTGCACGGCAACCGGCGCATGGGGTGCTTCGTCTTCGGGCGCTGCGGCGGCCTGGCTGGCAACCGGCAGCGGCGGCGGCGAGACTGCCGGCAGCTGCGCGCTGTCTTCCAGCGGTGGATCGATCTGGAAGCGGGCGCGGTTCACCGCGGCAGCTGCGGCCGGCAAGGGCGCAACGATGGCGTCGGCAAACGGGGCGAAGATCTGTTCCGGCAGCGTCGATTCATTGACGGCGGCACGCGCCAGCGTAGCGGCGAAACCGGTGCTGCCACGGGTCGGCACGATTTCGTCGGCGCTGTCGAGGGTGCGGCCGGTCGCGCCGACGGCAGCGCGGGCGAGGGCGGCGACGGCGGAAGTGGTGGCTGCCACCGGCTCCGGTGCCGGGGTGCTGCTGCGACGGCGGGTGACCGCGGCGATCACCGCGTCGGCGGCGGTACGCGGCTTCGGTGCGGGCGGCGGCGCCACGTCGCGACGCGACGCTTCCAGGGCGCGCTGCACGGCGCTCTCATCGTAGTTGGCGGCGGCCACGATCTCGATGCCTTCCTCGATCCGGCGGTTGGACAGGATCACGGCGTCAGGACCATGTTCCTTGCGCACCAGGTTCATGGCCGAGCGCATGTCGGCGGCGACGAATCGTTTGATTTTCATGCTGTGGTCACGGGACGAAGTCGGCGGAGTGGCGGTCGGAGAACGCGGGTGGTCGGTGGTCTGCACGGTTCGGGTTCCCCTTGGAATCTGTCTGTTGCGGGTGTTTGAAAGTGGTGTCTGTTTTCTGGCGCTTTGCAGGGCGGCGTCAGCTGATCGTTCCGACCAGCTTCAGGCGCTTGTCCTCCGGCACCTCGCTGTAAGCCAGGACCGACAGCGACGGAACGCTGTGGCGGACCAGGCGGGCCAGCGCGGCGCGCACCGGGCCTGGTACCAGCACCACCGCGGGCTCGTTGCGGGCTTCCTGCTTGCTGACACATTCGGCCAGGCTCTGGTGCAGTCGCTCAGCGAGTCCGGGTTCCAGCGCGGCGCCGTTGCCCTGCGTGGACTCCTGCAAGACACGTTCCAATTGCGGGTTGAGGGTGAACACCGGCAGCTCCGCCGACATTCCGGCGATCTCCTGCACGATGAAGCGGCCCAGCGCGGTGCGCACAGCGGCGGTCAGCGTGGCCGGGTCCTGGCTGTGCGGGGCATGTTCGACCAGGGCTTCGGCGATCTTGCGCAGCTGGCGGATCGGAATGCGCTCGACCAGCAGGTTCTGCAGCACGCGCACCACCGCCGACAGCGGCAGCGCCTTCGGCGTCAGATCTTCGACGAGCTTGGGCGCGCTCTTGGCGAGGTTGGCCAGCAGGTGCTGCACTTCCTCGTGGCCAAGCAGTTCCGGCGCGTGCTCGCGGATCAGGTGCGAAAGATGGGTGGCCACCACCGTGGCCGGGTCGACCACGGTGTAGCCCAGAGTTTCTGCCTGGGCGCGCTGGTGCGGCTGGATCCAGGTCGCATCCAGGCCGAAGGCGGGGTCCTTGCCGGCGATGCCTTCCAGCGGACCGAGCGCACTGCCGGGGTCCAGTGCCAGTTCGCGGTCGGGATGGATTTCTGCGGTGGCCACCGGCACGCCATGCACCAGGACCCGGTAGCCGTTGGCCGGCAGTTCCAGGTTGTCGCGGATGTGTACCGACGGAATCAGGAAGCCGACGTCCTGGGTGAGCTTGCGGCGCACGCCCTTGATACGCGGCATCAGTTCGCCGCCCTGGTTGCTGTCCACCAGTGAGATCAATCGATAGCCGACTTCCAGGCCCAGCGGATCGACCGGGCGCAGTTCATCCCAGCTCAGTTCCGCCGTGGGCGCGGGGGCGGCGGGGCGGCCCAGCGCGTTCAGTGCGTTGGTTTCGCCTGCCGCGGTGTCGGCCTGCGCCGGCGCCAGGCCCTTGCGGTACACCTTCCAGGCGATGAAGCCGAGGATCGCGGCCAGCGTCAGGAAAGCGACGTTGGGCATGCCCGGCACCAGGCCGACCACGCCGAGGATGCCGGCGGTGATCGCCAGCGCACGGTACTGGCCGAACACCTGGCCGGTCATTGCCTGTGCCATGTCCTGCGAACGCGAGGCACGGGTAACCAGCATCGCCACCGCACTGGAGACCAGCAGCGCCGGCAGCTGCGCCACCAGGCCGTCACCGATCGACAGCAGGGTATAGGTGGCCGCGGCCTCGCCGAACGGCATGCCATGCTGCAGCACGCCCACGGCCAGGCCGCCCAGCATGTTGATGAACAGGATCAGGATGCCGGCGATCGCATCGCCGCGGATGAACTTGCTGGCACCGTCCATTGCGCCGTAGAAGTCGGCTTCCTCGCGGACCTCTTCGCGGCGCAGCTTGGCTTCCTCGCGCGTCAGCAAACCGGCGTTGAGATCGGCGTCGATCGCCATCTGCTTGCCGGGCATGGCATCGAGGATGAAGCGCGCGGTCACTTCCGAGACGCGGCCGGCGCCCTTGGTGATGACCACGAAATTGATGATGGTCAGGATCGCGAACACCACGATGCCGACGGCGTAGTTGCCGCCGATCACGAATTCACCGAACGCGGCGATCACCTTGCCGGCCGCTTCGTGGCCGTTCTGGCCGTTGAGCAGGATCACGCGGGTCGAGGCCACGTTCAGCGCCAGCCGCAGCATGGTGGTGATCAGCAGCACGATCGGGAAGATGGTGAAGTCCAGCGGGCGCTTCACGTAGACCACCGCCAGCAGCACCATCAACGAGATGGCGATGTTGAAAGTGAACAACGCATCGAGCACCGGCGCGGCCAGCGGCACCACGACCATGGCCAGCAGGGCCAGCACGATCAGCGGCGCGCCCAGACCCTGGCGGATCATCTCAAGCGCGCGGCGGGTATTGAAGCTGGAGGCCTGGGCGCTCATGGACGGCCCCCGTTGCCGAACTCATCAACCTGGATGTGTGGCGTGGACGGCATCGGGCCGGTCCGCCAGCTGCGCAGCTGGTAGACGTAAGAGAGGACCTGGGCGACGGCTGAATACAGTCTCACGGGGATTTCCTTGCCGAGTTGGCCTTCCCGATACAAGGCGCGTGCCAAAGGCGGGGCAGAGACGATGGCGACCTTGTTGCCGTCGGCCACTTCACGGATGCGCAGGGCGGTTTCATCCACGCCCAGGGCGACCACGGTGGGCGCATTCATGGCCCCACCTTCGTACTTCAAGGCCACCGCATAGTGGGTCGGGTTGACCACCACCACGTCGGCGGTGGGGACCGCCTCCATCATCCGGCGGTTGGCCATCTGCTGCTGCAGCTGGCGGATGCGGCCCTTCACTTCCGGGCTGCCTTCACTCTCCTTCATCTCCCGGCGCAGTTCTTCGCGGGTCATCTTCAGCTTGCGCATCCAATTCCAGCGCTGGTACGGCGCGTCGATGGCGGCCAGCACCAGCATCGCTCCGGCGGTGGCCAGCAGCAGCCGCAGGGTGAAGCCCAGGCCGTCGCCGATGGCGGTTTCCAGTGGCTGGTGGATCAGCCCGCGCAGGGTGTTGAAACTGGTCCACACGACCATGCCGGCGGCGACGCCGACGAAGGCTACGCGCAGCAACGACTTGATGAACTCGGCGACGGCTTCGGGGCCGTACAGGCGCTTGAGCCCGCTCATCGGGTTCATGCGGTTGATGTCGGGCATCATCGCCTTGGCCGACCAGCGCAGGCCGCCCATCACCACCGGCGCCAGGAAACTGGCCAGCAGGCAGACCAGCACCAGCGGCGCGATCACCCACATCAGCTGCAGCAGCAGGTCGCCGAAGTGGCCGAACAGGGCCTTGGGGTGCTGGCGCAGGCTCTGTTCGGGGCTGAGCGCATGGCGCATCCAGGCGCTGGCGCCGCTGGCCATCGAGCCGCTCATGGCCATCACTGCGATCACCCCGGCGCCGAACACGGCGGCCGTGCCCAGTTCACGCGAGCGTGGCAGGTTGCCCTGTTCGCGGGCGTCGCGCAGGCGTTTTTCTGTCGGTTGTTCGGTTTTTTCGCCGGCGGATTCGTTCTCGGACATCACAGGCACTGCAGCAGGGGATGCCGGGGTGCGTGCAAGAATCGTTCCGTGACGGGTGCATGTGCCAACCGAAGTTGGCGCCTGCCGGAGCAGGTACCGGTAGCGCCGGGCCATGCCCGGCGAGCGGGCAGCCTGGATCATTGCATCCGCCGGGCATGGCCCGGCGCTACCCCGGGGGCTGGTCCTGCGGGCTCTGCGCCAGTTCCACCCGTGGCCGCGGCAGGTCGTGCAGCTGCATGAAGCGGGCGGCGTCCACCGGCCGGCCCAGCAGGAAGCCCTGCAGGTAGTCGCAGCCCAGGCGCTCCAGGTAGGCGCGCTGCGCTGCGGTCTCTACACCTTCGGCGACGATATCCATGTCCAGCGCGTGGCCCAGCGCAACGATGGCCGACACGATCACCACGTCTTCGGCGCTGTGTTCGAGGTCGCGCACGAATGCATGGTCGATCTTGATCTCGGTGGCCGGCAGGCGTTTCAGGTACAGCAGGCTGGAGTAACCGGTGCCGAAATCATCGATCGAGATGCCCACGCCCAGGGCGGAGAAGCTCTGCAGCAGGCGTAGGCTGGTATCGGTATCGCGCATCACCGTGCTTTCGGTGATCTCCAGCACCAGGTTGCGCGGGGCGATCGCGTAGCGCTCGATCACCTCGCGTACGTCCTGCAGCAGGTGTGGCGAACTGAACTGCACCGGTGACAGGTTCACCGACATCGTCCAGCTGTCGTGGCCGGCATCGTGCCAGTGCCGCAGCTGCTGGCAGGCCTGGTCCAGCGCCCAGCGGCCGATCTCGTTGATCGCACCGCTGCGCTCGGCCAGGCGGATGAAGCGGTCCGGCGGAATCAGGCCCTGTTCCGGGTGGCGCCAGCGGATCAGCGCTTCGGCGCCAGCCACCTTCTGCGTGGCCACGCGGATCTTCGGCTGGTAATGCAGGAACAGCTGCTCGCTGCCGATCGCCCGGCGCAGGTCGGCCAGCAGGCGGAACTGCTGCTCGGCGCTGTCGTTCATCCAGTCGGCGAACAGCACGAACGCATTGCGGCCCGACTCCTTGGCCTGGTACATGGCTGCGTCGGCGAAGGCCATCAGCTGGCGTTCGCTGGCGGCGTGGTCGGGGCAGATCGCGATGCCGATGCTGGCGGTCACCTGCAGTTCGTTGTCCGGCAGCAGCGGGCCGCTGCCCACCGCCTGCAGGATGCGCCGGGCCAGGGTCGGCAGGTCCTCGTCGTGCTCGATGCGCACCACCAGCACGAATTCGTCGCCGCCCAGCCGTGCCAGCAGATCGTGTGGGCGCAGCAGCTGGCGGGTGCGTTCGGCCACCGCCACCAGCAGCGCGTCGCCGGCCTGGTGGCCATAGGCATCATTGACCTGCTTGAAGCCATCCAGGTCCATGAACATCACCGCGAAGCGGCTGCCGCCCTGTTCGGCCTCGGCCAGTGCCTGCACGATGCGCCGCTGCAGCAGCAGCCGGTTCGGCAGGCGGGTGAGCGGGTCGTGCAGCGCGGCCTGGGTCAGTTCCTGCTGGGCGTCGGTCAACGAGGTGCTGAGCAGCGAATTGCGCAGGCGCAACAGCTGTGCCTCCACCCGCTGGTCCAGCCAGGACACCACCAGCACCACCGCCAGGATCGCCACGGTCAGCACCACCACCAGCATCGCCAGCCAGTTGTTCTGCAGGCCATCGCCCACTGCGGCGCCGCAGATGCTGCCTTCGGGGAAACGGGCGGCGGCCATGCCGGTGTAGTGCATGCCGACGATGGCCAGGCCGAGCAGGCCGGCGGCAGCCAGGCGGTCGCCGATGCGGGTGTGCTGCGCGCGCAGGCGGAAGGCCACATACAGCGCGGTCCACGACGCGGCCACCGCAACCAGCAGCGACAGCAGCAGCCACACCGGCTGATAATCGATGCCAGGTTGCATGCGCATCGCGGCCATGCCCACGTAATGCATGCTGGCGATGCCGCTGCCCATCAGCAACGCGCCACCGGCCAGGCGTGGATGGGGCAGGGTACGCAGCGACACCAGCCAGAGCGCGAACACCGACGAGCCGATCGCCAGTGCCAGCGACAGCAGGGTGATGGGCAGGTCGTAGCCCAGCGGAATGGGCAGGTCGAAGGCGAGCATGCCGATGAAGTGCATCGACCAGATGCCCAGCCCCATCGCAAAGCCGCCGCCGAGGCGCCACCACCAGGTCGCGCCCTTGCCAGGCGCGGTGACGGTGCGCCCGGCCATCGCCAGCGCGGTATAGGACGCCATCACTGCAACCAGCAATGAGGTCGCCACCAGCCACGGGTTGTACGTGCCTACCAGCATTCGTCAGTCTCCCGGACCTGCCTGTCAACGGAAAAACTACGGTGGGGCATGCGTAAGGCGGGCGACCAGGCGCCGCCGGTTGCAGCGTCCCCCCGGTCGCTGCCCATTCACTCTAACGCGGGCACCGGGGGGGACGGCAAGCAGCAAAACGTGATGACCGCGTCAGCGGGTCACGGCACCCGCAGCCTCGAAGGCGGCATCGAACAGGCGCTGCACCGGCGGGCCCATTTCACCGACCAGCAGGGTCAGCAGGAACAGGCCCAGCAGCAGCGAGACCGGCAGGCCCAGCTGGATCGGATTCAGCGCCGGCGCGGCGCGGGCCAGTACGCCGAAGGCCAGGTTCACCGCCAGCATCGCCACGGTCAGCGGGATGGCCAGGGTCAGTGCCCCGCGCAGCACGGTCAGCAGGAAGGTCGGGGCGATGCTGAAGAAGGCGTGCGGGTCGGGCAGGGGCGCACCGATCGGCAGGGCGCGGTAACTGTCCACCACCAGCGAGATCAGCGCCAGATGGCCGTTGGCGGTGAAGAACAGCAGGCCGAACAGCAGGTAGAACCATTGGCCGATGACACCGGAGGTGCCGCCGCGCAGCGGGTCGCTCATCTGCGCAAACGCCAGGCCGGTGCCCTGGGCGACCAGTTCGCCGGCCATCGCGCCCGCCTCGAACACCAGCCGCAGCATGAAACCGATGGCCACGCCGATCGCCAGCTCGCGCGCGATGGTCAGTACGGTGGCGGCGTCGAAGCCGGTCCAGTCCGGTACCGGCGGCAGCAGGGGCGCCAACGCAATGGCCAGGGTGCCGGCCAGCATCACCCGCACCCGGCCGGGCACGGCGCGGGTACCGATCATCGGCATCGCCATGGCCACCGCGCCGATGCGCAGCATGGTCCACAGCACGGTGCCGATCATGCCGAAGGCATTCAGGCCGTCGGCAGCCATCTGGGTGGCGGCGTCCATCTGCGTGCGCGTCCGTCTAGCCGATCAGGTGCGGAATGCGCTGGAACAGCAGCGTGGTGAATTCGACCAGATGGCCGATCAGCAGGCTGCCCAGTGCGAACAACACCGCAGTGAGCGCTGCAGCCTTGGCAACGAAGGCGATGGTCGGCTCGTTGAGCTGGGTCGCGGCCTGCACCACGCCCACCACCACGCCGACCACCAGGACGGTCAGCAGCAGCGGGCCGGCTACCCAGAGCACGGTGATCAGGCCGCCACGCAGTTCGGTCAGGGCAAGTTCGGGAGACATCATGGTTCCATCGGTAGCGCCGGGACACGCCCGGCGGTGGTCAATGCGGCGGCCGGCACTGCCGGCGTCGCCGCTGTAGAGCCGAGCCATGCTCGGCTGACCTTCGGATCAGGCCGGATTGAAGCTCGCCGCCAGCGTGCCGACGGTCAGCACCCAGCCGTCCACCAGCACGAACAGCAGGATCTTGAACGGCGCCGAGACCAGCATCGGCGACAGCATCATCATGCCCATCGACATCAGCACACTGGCCACGACCAGGTCGATGATCACGAACGGGATGAAGATCAGGAAGCCGATCTCGAAGGCGGTTTTCAGTTCAC is part of the Stenotrophomonas lactitubi genome and encodes:
- the cheY gene encoding chemotaxis response regulator CheY produces the protein MNKNMRILIVDDFSTMRRIVKNLLGDLGFTNTAEAEDGHAALSLLQSQPFDFVVTDWNMPVMTGIELLKAIRADAKLKTLPVLMVTAEAKREQIIEAAQSGVNGYIIKPFTAQTLEEKLGKIFERLAASA
- a CDS encoding RNA polymerase sigma factor FliA, translating into MKGAAQYREVQRTAANEVIAQHSDLVRRIAHHLAARLPASVEVDDLIQAGMMGLIEASRSYDADQGASFETYASIRIRGSMIDEIRRGDWVPRSVHRRARDAAATIRRLEQSTGRAASATEVAAAMEMPLPEYLRLMEDASRGQVLSLESRIEDQGELDTVAQGGPTPQQVLERGEFGRELGNAIGHLPEREQLVLSLYYEQELNLKEIGAVLGVSESRVCQIHGQAVLRLRGRLKIFEAADAGLES
- a CDS encoding MinD/ParA family ATP-binding protein; translated protein: MPSREYAKLTTTFPLTATRSEPLGPVRTIAVTGGKGGVGKTNVSANLAVALAGMGKRTLLLDADLGLANIDVILGLSPTNTLADLVAGRCSLDDVIIEGPNGVLVVPAASGRRHMAELAPAEHVGLVNVFSELERELDIMVVDTAAGITDGVLTFCQAAQDTVVVVCDEPASITDAYALIKVLSRERGVDRIQVVANMVRDPNEGRVLYEKLTRVCEKFLADVSLNYLGCVPQDDWLRLSVQRQQPVVKAYPSSPSALAITEIARRTARWQAPTEPRGGVEFFLERIIKQRGVAA
- the flhF gene encoding flagellar biosynthesis protein FlhF; translated protein: MKIKRFVAADMRSAMNLVRKEHGPDAVILSNRRIEEGIEIVAAANYDESAVQRALEASRRDVAPPPAPKPRTAADAVIAAVTRRRSSTPAPEPVAATTSAVAALARAAVGATGRTLDSADEIVPTRGSTGFAATLARAAVNESTLPEQIFAPFADAIVAPLPAAAAAVNRARFQIDPPLEDSAQLPAVSPPPLPVASQAAAAPEDEAPHAPVAVQPTEVAPAPLPTLAPAPALTLVADDAEIRHLRQEVAGMRQVIEREMNRFTDERLRGCPVRATALDLMDEYGFDAGIARDVAMQIPLETEAHRGRGLMLGLISRKLPIAPVDPMEEGGVIALVGPTGAGKTTTIAKLASRFAEAHAARDVALVTTDTMRIGAREQLYGYGRQLGIAVHEANSGTDLDQLLERLKDYKLVLIDTAGLGPRDRALAAQLQWLRAARQVRTLLVLPANTSFGDMDEVVRRFGAANLQGLVLSKLDETGRFGNALSVAVDHKLPITWVTDGQDVPDDLHRASAANLVLRLEDLRRAADMPCNPELNHAVA
- the flhA gene encoding flagellar biosynthesis protein FlhA; this encodes MSAQASSFNTRRALEMIRQGLGAPLIVLALLAMVVVPLAAPVLDALFTFNIAISLMVLLAVVYVKRPLDFTIFPIVLLITTMLRLALNVASTRVILLNGQNGHEAAGKVIAAFGEFVIGGNYAVGIVVFAILTIINFVVITKGAGRVSEVTARFILDAMPGKQMAIDADLNAGLLTREEAKLRREEVREEADFYGAMDGASKFIRGDAIAGILILFINMLGGLAVGVLQHGMPFGEAAATYTLLSIGDGLVAQLPALLVSSAVAMLVTRASRSQDMAQAMTGQVFGQYRALAITAGILGVVGLVPGMPNVAFLTLAAILGFIAWKVYRKGLAPAQADTAAGETNALNALGRPAAPAPTAELSWDELRPVDPLGLEVGYRLISLVDSNQGGELMPRIKGVRRKLTQDVGFLIPSVHIRDNLELPANGYRVLVHGVPVATAEIHPDRELALDPGSALGPLEGIAGKDPAFGLDATWIQPHQRAQAETLGYTVVDPATVVATHLSHLIREHAPELLGHEEVQHLLANLAKSAPKLVEDLTPKALPLSAVVRVLQNLLVERIPIRQLRKIAEALVEHAPHSQDPATLTAAVRTALGRFIVQEIAGMSAELPVFTLNPQLERVLQESTQGNGAALEPGLAERLHQSLAECVSKQEARNEPAVVLVPGPVRAALARLVRHSVPSLSVLAYSEVPEDKRLKLVGTIS
- the flhB gene encoding flagellar biosynthesis protein FlhB translates to MSENESAGEKTEQPTEKRLRDAREQGNLPRSRELGTAAVFGAGVIAVMAMSGSMASGASAWMRHALSPEQSLRQHPKALFGHFGDLLLQLMWVIAPLVLVCLLASFLAPVVMGGLRWSAKAMMPDINRMNPMSGLKRLYGPEAVAEFIKSLLRVAFVGVAAGMVVWTSFNTLRGLIHQPLETAIGDGLGFTLRLLLATAGAMLVLAAIDAPYQRWNWMRKLKMTREELRREMKESEGSPEVKGRIRQLQQQMANRRMMEAVPTADVVVVNPTHYAVALKYEGGAMNAPTVVALGVDETALRIREVADGNKVAIVSAPPLARALYREGQLGKEIPVRLYSAVAQVLSYVYQLRSWRTGPMPSTPHIQVDEFGNGGRP
- a CDS encoding putative bifunctional diguanylate cyclase/phosphodiesterase produces the protein MLVGTYNPWLVATSLLVAVMASYTALAMAGRTVTAPGKGATWWWRLGGGFAMGLGIWSMHFIGMLAFDLPIPLGYDLPITLLSLALAIGSSVFALWLVSLRTLPHPRLAGGALLMGSGIASMHYVGMAAMRMQPGIDYQPVWLLLSLLVAVAASWTALYVAFRLRAQHTRIGDRLAAAGLLGLAIVGMHYTGMAAARFPEGSICGAAVGDGLQNNWLAMLVVVLTVAILAVVLVVSWLDQRVEAQLLRLRNSLLSTSLTDAQQELTQAALHDPLTRLPNRLLLQRRIVQALAEAEQGGSRFAVMFMDLDGFKQVNDAYGHQAGDALLVAVAERTRQLLRPHDLLARLGGDEFVLVVRIEHDEDLPTLARRILQAVGSGPLLPDNELQVTASIGIAICPDHAASERQLMAFADAAMYQAKESGRNAFVLFADWMNDSAEQQFRLLADLRRAIGSEQLFLHYQPKIRVATQKVAGAEALIRWRHPEQGLIPPDRFIRLAERSGAINEIGRWALDQACQQLRHWHDAGHDSWTMSVNLSPVQFSSPHLLQDVREVIERYAIAPRNLVLEITESTVMRDTDTSLRLLQSFSALGVGISIDDFGTGYSSLLYLKRLPATEIKIDHAFVRDLEHSAEDVVIVSAIVALGHALDMDIVAEGVETAAQRAYLERLGCDYLQGFLLGRPVDAARFMQLHDLPRPRVELAQSPQDQPPG
- the fliR gene encoding flagellar biosynthetic protein FliR, with amino-acid sequence MDAATQMAADGLNAFGMIGTVLWTMLRIGAVAMAMPMIGTRAVPGRVRVMLAGTLAIALAPLLPPVPDWTGFDAATVLTIARELAIGVAIGFMLRLVFEAGAMAGELVAQGTGLAFAQMSDPLRGGTSGVIGQWFYLLFGLLFFTANGHLALISLVVDSYRALPIGAPLPDPHAFFSIAPTFLLTVLRGALTLAIPLTVAMLAVNLAFGVLARAAPALNPIQLGLPVSLLLGLFLLTLLVGEMGPPVQRLFDAAFEAAGAVTR
- a CDS encoding flagellar biosynthetic protein FliQ; this encodes MSPELALTELRGGLITVLWVAGPLLLTVLVVGVVVGVVQAATQLNEPTIAFVAKAAALTAVLFALGSLLIGHLVEFTTLLFQRIPHLIG